Proteins encoded by one window of Rutidosis leptorrhynchoides isolate AG116_Rl617_1_P2 chromosome 7, CSIRO_AGI_Rlap_v1, whole genome shotgun sequence:
- the LOC139857074 gene encoding serine/threonine-protein kinase TIO-like: MAMPFKDLEHLSIPFEHIKEATENFTTIIGEGGYGPVYKGRLSLSGEREPTTVAIKRLDARISGQGLKEFSTEIQLLTRYKHPNLISLLGFCNQGPEKVLIYEYAHRGSLDKYLRTSPDSTCQLTWMQRLNICVDAARGLDHLHNHVAEHERVIHRDIKSANVLLDSNWRAMITDFGLSRIGCANENDMCIFTNVVGTGGYVDPAYQRSGILTKESDVYSFGVVLFEVLCGRSCFYKDRVSKQRLLPQLAQTFYREDTLNRIIDPTLSEYMNTNSMKKFSRIAYQCLLEDRQGRPSMDVVLLELEKALKLQLLYDGDEGSNHEIQSEVTLSRGNWTPICLPESWDEDVPESNQAELKVLSNLVATGALLHSTGAQDNIIWDNMRLSVNILLRKKSDYNDLLIQSFSDLKKSLDNVGSRFGDSYIRHWVAIVELYKEVTRCVEDASGRLLCESVACIRLIITSVAQGLKSSMATKHAEVVTNTLREILDNAKDLGVMDDLISCLVTCGTSLMSGSLNLLHVACEVCEAIWSLIDAFEIQCTTENAPVFPLTSIHSHSLDRINIKGDECESFIGKDYEEVVETVTQAFLRSEAIRVAIFYCLRQRLVASWSSIIQIILRCCYHNDSVARVLCGLYSSSSVVGGSGDNTIISEVFSIISMCTSFDTNNLKLKVYDPSDVVLQSCLLVASVAQSIDDRSKGYTAVIMLTSSPETQQSRLSDLAHHYSFCNGIQNLRPHSMSAMLALAYICSLENNEPIATSVREIALPLIPPSATLCDYLKMSITDPQGDTTGKSMQSYWHGLRDGCMLLLCIRLIWGGPLAIQDMGGCDISKCLIDLLCNKHPHEIELSPLAVRWAAVSLKQCFKGDKSIFRKVLLTSEHVKNLCALISDIHLKLLRCWGGPGGGKNGVTKTVALVVYLLGFPFVTSKESDVLRDVVKYIQIILEVGLPGQIINCLEHLESKNTEDVLLLLSKMVDHRSLAVELVGKGLLNPNLMKRLLDDSSPTQVKIKVLEIVSEVAEMDEEFYKYIDGADILHHLKAFLTHEDPILRSWTLQVIGDICYHSSYFYSLLAKHNVIGLLGSRLMDEDTNVLYAILFTAFHSDLFHEELRICIPQLAEMLLSEDTTDIEKENISSCLLVLSGHSDKLIKDMISKGAVNALLKVVADYSVVALEPSRTYAINESPLRTSLMALALMHNHQPCRKIIRSSDVYQVIKKLRHLPEDDIANVAIGIVSTSE; encoded by the exons ATGGCCATGCCGTTTAAAGACTTGGAGCATCTCAGTATTCCATTTGAGCATATAAAAGAAGCCACCGAAAACTTCACAACTATCATCGGAGAGGGCGGGTATGGCCCTGTTTATAAGGGACGACTCTCACTCTCCGGTGAAAGGGAACCAACCACTGTTGCTATAAAGCGACTCGATGCTAGAATTTCTGGTCAGGGCCTTAAGGAATTCTCAACAGAGATTCAATTGCTAACTCGTTATAAACATCCAAACCTCATATCCCTTCTCGGTTTTTGCAACCAAGGACCTGAAAAAGTTCTTATCTACGAGTACGCACATCGCGGTAGCCTAGACAAGTATCTACGTACGTCTCCTGATTCAACGTGTCAGCTGACATGGATGCAGCGACTAAATATATGCGTTGATGCAGCACGTGGTTTAGATCATTTACACAACCACGTTGCAGAACATGAGCGAGTTATACATAGAGACATTAAAAGTGCCAATGTTCTCTTGGATAGTAACTGGAGGGCAATGATCACGGATTTTGGTCTTTCTAGAATAGGTTGTGCCAACGAAAATGATATGTGTATCTTCACCAATGTGGTTGGAACAGGTGGATATGTTGATCCTGCTTACCAACGTTCTGGGATATTAACCAAAGAGTCGGACGTTTATTCGTTCGGTGTCGTACTGTTTGAAGTCCTATGTGGCCGGTCATGCTTCTATAAGGATAGAGTGAGTAAACAAAGATTATTACCTCAACTGGCCCAGACCTTCTATAGAGAGGACACATTAAATCGGATAATTGATCCTACCTTGAGTGAGTACATGAACACCAACTCCATGAAAAAGTTTTCACGTATTGCATATCAGTGTCTGCTGGAAGATCGACAAGGACGCCCATCGATGGATGTGGTATTACTAGAACTTGAGAAAGCCTTAAAATTGCAG TTACTATATGATGGCGATGAGGGTAGCAATCATGAGATCCAATCAGAAGTGACTTTATCTCGAGGAAATTGGACACCGATTTGTTTGCCTGAGTCTTG GGATGAAGATGTTCCCGAGTCGAACCAGGCCGAGCTGAAAGTTCTTTCAAATTTAGTTGCTACGGGTGCACTGCTTCATTCTACGGGAGCGCAAGATAATATTATTTGGGATAACATGCGCTTGTCTGTCAACATTCTTCTCAGGAAAAAGTCAGATTACAATGACTTGCTCATTCAG AGTTTCTCAGATTTAAAGAAGTCACTCGATAACGTTGGAAGTCGGTTTGGAGATTCATATATCAGGCATTGGGTTGCTATAGTGGAGCTCTATAAAGAG GTTACTCGTTGCGTTGAAGATGCATCTGGAAGACTTCTATGTGAATCGGTTGCCTGCATTAGACTTATTATAACTAGTGTTGCACAAGGTCTGAAATCTTCCATGGCCACCAAACATGCTGAGGTGGTGACAAACACTCTTAGAGAGATATTGGATAATGCTAAAGATTTAGGTGTGATGGATGATTTGATTTCTTGCTTAGTGACTTGTGGTACAAGTCTCATGTCTGGATCCTTAAATTTATTACATGTTGCTTGTGAAGTATGTGAGGCTATTTGGTCGCTAATAGATGCTTTTGAGATTCAATGTACAACAGAAAATGCACCTGTGTTTCCATTAACCTCAATCCATTCACACTCTTTGGATCGGATTAACATTAAAGGAGATGAATGTGAATCATTCATCGGTAAAGATTATGAAGAAGTAGTTGAAACGGTGACGCAAGCGTTCCTCAGGTCCGAAGCTATAAGGGTTGCTATCTTCTATTGTCTTCGACAGCGCTTGGTTGCCTCATGGTCTTCTATAATTCAA ATAATCTTAAGGTGTTGCTACCATAATGATTCGGTTGCTAGAGTTTTATGTGGTCTCTATAGTTCCTCATCAGTGGTTGGTGGAAGTGGTGATAATACAATCATCTCCGAGGTTTTCTCAATAATATCTATGTGTACTTCATTCGATACAAACAACCTGAAACTTAAAGTATATGATCCAAGTGACGTGGTACTCCAGTCTTGCCTTTTGGTTGCTTCAGTTGCACAATCCATAGATGATCGTTCTAAAGGATATACTGCAGTTATTATGCTTACATCGTCCCCTGAAACACAGCAGTCACGCCTCTCTGACCTGGCCCACCATTATTCTTTCTGCAATGGAATACAGAATCTTCGACCCCATTCTATGTCCGCCATGCTGGCTCTTGCATACATTTGCTCCCTTGAAAATAATGAGCCCATTGCAACATCAGTTCGTGAAATAGCCCTTCCTTTGATCCCACCGAGTGCCACACTTTGTGATTATCTCAAGATGTCAATAACAGACCCTCAAGGAGATACAACTGGTAAAAGTATGCAATCATACTGGCATGGGCTCAGGGATGGGTGCATGCTTTTGTTGTGTATCAGATTGATTTGGGGTGGTCCTTTAGCTATTCAGGACATGGGGGGTTGTGATATCTCCAAATGTCTTATTGATCTGTTATGTAACAAGCATCCACATGAAATCGAACTATCACCTCTTGCGGTTCGGTGGGCAGCCGTTTCATTAAAGCAGTGTTTTAAAGGTGACAAATCAATTTTTCGCAAGGTGTTGCTTACAAGTGAACATGTAAAAAATTTGTGTGCTTTAATATCTGATATCCATCTTAAGCTTTTACGGTGTTGGGGTGGACCTGGTGGAGGGAAAAACGGAGTAACAAAAACAGTTGCTTTGGTAGTTTATCTTTTGGGGTTTCCATTTGTGACTTCAAAGGAGAGTGATGTACTTCGAGACGTGGTGAAGTATATTCAAATTATTTTGgag GTAGGACTTCCTGGGCAAATAATCAATTGTTTGGAACATTTGGAGTCAAAGAATACTGAAGACGTTCTTCTCCTTCTATCCAAAATGGTGGACCATCGGTCTTTGGCTGTTGAACTTGTTGGGAAAGGTCTCTTAAATCCAAATTTAATGAAAAGATTACTTGATGATTCATCACCAACTCAAGTCAAGATAAAAGTTCTGGAAATAGTTTCTGAGGTAGCCGAAATGGATGAG GAGTTTTATAAGTATATAGATGGAGCAGATATTTTACACCACTTGAAAGCCTTCCTAACTCATGAAGATCCAATTCTACGTTCCTGGACGTTGCAGGTTATAGGAGATATCTGCTACCATAGCTCCTACTTTTATAGCTTGTTG GCAAAACACAACGTCATTGGTCTGTTGGGCAGTCGGTTAATGGATGAGGACACTAATGTTCTGTATGCT ATTTTGTTCACAGCATTCCATAGTGATTTATTTCACGAAGAACTAAGGATATGTATACCCCAACTTGCAGAAATGCTTCTTTCAGAAGATACAACAGACATAGAAAAGGAAAATATTTCTAGTTGTCTTCTCGTTCTTTCTGGCCACTCCGACAAACTTATTAAAGATATGATCTCTAAAGGAGCAGTGAAT GCTTTGTTAAAGGTGGTGGCAGATTACTCAGTTGTTGCACTGGAGCCAAGCAGGACATATGCTATTAATGAGTCACCGCTACGTACAAGTCTTATGGCATTAGCTTTAATGCATAATCATCAACCTTGTAGAAAGATCATCCGCTCATCAGACGTGTACCAGGTTATTAAAAAACTACGCCACTTACCAGAGGACGACATAGCCAACGTGGCTATTGGCATTGTAAGCACGTCcgagtaa